In the Methanothermobacter sp. K4 genome, GCGATACTGGCCTCAATTGTGGGGATCATAGGATCAGTATATGTAAGGAACAACCCCAGAAGGGGTGGTGTGATCCTCATAGTCAGTGCCCTCTGGCTTCTCATAAGCATATCTGCCTATGCAATCCCCGGAACAGTTTTCCTTGGTATTGCAGGTATTCTCGGGCTAATAAGATAGTCCCCATTTTATTTTTTTAATGGAGGTGTGCATTTGAAAAGGTGCTCAAACTGTGGATCAGAAAACAGGAGAGATGCAATCTTCTGTTCCAGCTGCGGGTTTGAACTTAACTCTGGGGGGAGTAACAGCTGGTGGAAAAAGCAGAGCCAGACATCAAAGTTTCTAATAGCTACTGGACTCCCAATGATAATAATACTCTTCATTGCAGTTGCAGCCACGTTTTTTACCGACCATAGTACTGATTACAGCGATGATTACAGTTATGATACTTTGGATGCTACTGGTGGGTCAGCGTTAACAGAATCATACATCAATAAATTCGAGGGCAATGGAATCTCATTCAGTTACCCCGAGACATGGAATATCTACACACCGGAAAATAGAAGCTCAGATACCGTAGTTGATCTCAAATCTTACGATATGGGTATAAACTCAATCATGACCGTCTATAAAAAACCCTACACCCTTAGTGCTGAAACCCTGAAGGAAATCTGGCTTGAAGTATGCTATGAAAAAGGGGATAGCGTTGAATACGTGAAGGAAATCGAGGTTGATGGTAACCGGGCATATGCCATCAAATCATCGTATTATTCAGATGGATGCGGAGACCATGAGTACATTGTATTCACCGATGGCAAATATGAATACTCCCTGCTTTTCACATCTGATGACATCTCACTTATACAGGATGATATAAACACAATTATAAGGAGTTTCAGGGTTGAGTGATATGGATTCCGATAGAATGATTCCGGTTATTGCAGCGGTTATGCTGGCTCTTCTGTTCACAGCCGGTGCACTGCAGCTACTCAAGGGCGGCAGTGTCCAGGAAGATAAAGTTGAAACGGCAACGGTTGAAAAAACCTCAGATGGATACCGGCTGAACCTTCAGGCTGTCCTTGAACTTGCAGAGATGGACTCAGGTAACGGGACCGTGAAGTACAGGGGATTCAACTTCACAGGCCCCCAGTTACTCTACATCTTTGCAAGGGGGGTTGTGATGCTGGAACTCAATGAGACAGGAAAGATCCATGTGGGTGAATACGGTGGCCCTGAGGACCCCTATGGATTCATGGATACCGTTACCCTTACAAGGAGTGAATACACCGATATGGCGGAGCGCACATACAACTGGATGGACGCCAATGGCAGAAGCCCCAACCACGTGGGTATCTATGTTGAGGGATCCCCCGATATAACCCCATCCCTTGCAAGGAAGATCTTCAGACAGGTTCTGGTTGAATACAGGAGGACAGGGACTCTACCAGAAGTGGTGAGTGCCTGAATACCTTTTTTCTTTTTATAGAAATCTAACTTAACTATTAAATTGTTGAATGAGCAAACCTTTATCCTCAAACTATCAAATGGGAAAATAGTGTACTGATGGAAGTTCAGTATGCAGAGAAAACTGATCATATCACTCATAATCACCGGGGCTTTAATCACGGTTTACCTGCTGAACCCCTCCCTCCACAGCACAGATAACAGGAAGGAAGCTGTGGTTCTGGGCTCAGATAAGATGGGCACAGTTGAGAAACTTGGACCCTACGGGAACAGAAACTCAGAGGTGAAAATAGCCTACATAACAGGGGTCCACCCCCTTGAGGGGAACTCCCACAGGGCAGTAATGCAGGCCCTTGAGGAGAACCAGGACAAACTGAGGTACATGTACTTCGTATACCGGGTCAACGTCACATTTAACCCGGAGGACTACGAAAAGGGGAGAATGGCAGGGCAGCTCCTTGCACGAAGATACGTGGTCTCCGATGTATCCCGGGGTAACTACAGCCTCGCAGTTGATGTGCACTCCAACAGGGGCAACTATGGTATGAGGAGGTTCGTTTTCACCCCACTTCCTGATGATAGGAGCAGGTTGATAGCCCTGAAACTTGCATCCAGGATCAGCTGGCTATCCTACTACCTCCCTGAGTCACAGACAAGCCCCGCCTATGTAACAGAACCCATAATTCAGGGGGGAACACCCGCCATACTCTATGAGAACTACATGTACCAGGACTACTCACAAACCCTGCAACATGCCAGGGAGTTCATAATAACCCTGGACTCCACTGACATCCCATAAAAACTTAAGAGAGACCCGCCACAACCAGCTGCAGCAACCTGGAAAAGCAGTGAAAACCTGAAACAGAACCACCGAAACCGAGAAATTAATATACTCTTTTTCACATATATTACAGTGTGGTCCCGATGATACACTGCAGAGAAATTAATATACTCTTTTTTACATAATATTAAGGTGTGGTTCTGATGATACACTACAGAATGGATCAGCCAGAGAGGGTGAGGTGCAGTGTCTGCGGTGGAGTTGCAGATGAGGTGGAGGAGACATACCCTGAATCAGGGAACTTCATCCTGGTGATCTACAGATGCCGCGACTGTGGCCATCTCGAGAAACGACAGTACGGTAAACCCGTGAAGATTATAGATTGAGGTGATCTTGTGGTTGATGTATGCGCTGCGAATGGATATGATGTGATATCAGGAAAACTGAAGGACCTCCTTGGACTTGAAAAGTCCCCGGTGGCGATAAAACTCGTTCTAAGGGAGGATGACCTTCCTGAGGGCGTTGAAAAAATAGAGAAGCCTGCAAGGCACTGTGAAATGGTCCAGATGGCCGCTGCAGGGAAATCATTCTATGCGACGGCTGAGGCCCAGGCATGCAAGGGTGGTGCAGATGCCCTTGGAATAGATGAGGCACCAGAGAAGGTCAAAACAGGGGAGTTCTACTACAACCTTGGCCGCTTCGCAAGCTTTGCATCAGCCAAGAGAACCTTTGATGAGATACCATCCGTTGACCTCAGGTTTTACGCTGCAGTATACGCGCCCCTTGAGGATGCAACCTTTGACCCTGACGTCATAGTGATCATCTGCAACCCTGCCCAGGCAATGAAGATCTCACAGGCCCTCGTCTACACGCTGGGTGGCCGCGTTGAGGCAGACTTCTCAGGTATACAGTCACTCTGTGCAGACGCAGTTGCAGGTCCCTACATGAGGAAGAGGGCAAACATAACCATGGGGTGCAGTGGTTCAAGGCAGTACGCCGGTGTGAGGGATGATGAACTCATAGTGGGCCTCA is a window encoding:
- a CDS encoding DUF4064 domain-containing protein, whose protein sequence is MSDAVETSRTLELVLGIIGAIFGLLGGLFAIVLSVFGSELLYLGISAILASIVGIIGSVYVRNNPRRGGVILIVSALWLLISISAYAIPGTVFLGIAGILGLIR
- a CDS encoding PsbP-related protein, producing the protein MKRCSNCGSENRRDAIFCSSCGFELNSGGSNSWWKKQSQTSKFLIATGLPMIIILFIAVAATFFTDHSTDYSDDYSYDTLDATGGSALTESYINKFEGNGISFSYPETWNIYTPENRSSDTVVDLKSYDMGINSIMTVYKKPYTLSAETLKEIWLEVCYEKGDSVEYVKEIEVDGNRAYAIKSSYYSDGCGDHEYIVFTDGKYEYSLLFTSDDISLIQDDINTIIRSFRVE
- a CDS encoding pseudomurein-binding repeat-containing protein, which codes for MDSDRMIPVIAAVMLALLFTAGALQLLKGGSVQEDKVETATVEKTSDGYRLNLQAVLELAEMDSGNGTVKYRGFNFTGPQLLYIFARGVVMLELNETGKIHVGEYGGPEDPYGFMDTVTLTRSEYTDMAERTYNWMDANGRSPNHVGIYVEGSPDITPSLARKIFRQVLVEYRRTGTLPEVVSA
- a CDS encoding DUF169 domain-containing protein — its product is MVDVCAANGYDVISGKLKDLLGLEKSPVAIKLVLREDDLPEGVEKIEKPARHCEMVQMAAAGKSFYATAEAQACKGGADALGIDEAPEKVKTGEFYYNLGRFASFASAKRTFDEIPSVDLRFYAAVYAPLEDATFDPDVIVIICNPAQAMKISQALVYTLGGRVEADFSGIQSLCADAVAGPYMRKRANITMGCSGSRQYAGVRDDELIVGLNGENIGCVVNALEAISQ